A part of Antechinus flavipes isolate AdamAnt ecotype Samford, QLD, Australia chromosome 6, AdamAnt_v2, whole genome shotgun sequence genomic DNA contains:
- the LOC127541623 gene encoding olfactory receptor 5B12-like, which yields MENRSEMDGFLLKGITDDPELQVPLFIMFTLIYLITLVGNLGIVALIFWDSHLHTPMYFFLSNLSLVDFGFSSTVTPKVMAGLLRGDKTISFNGCATQLFFFAAFATTESFLLATMAYDRHAAVCKPLHYTTTMTSTLCASLVSGAHISGFLTSSIVTGNIFRLAFCRSNIVHHFFCDIPPLLVLSCSDIHITELVVFIFGSFNAFFPFLVIFTSYLLIFITILKIRSAEGRQKAFSTCASHLTAVSIFYGTVIFMYFQPSFNHSMDSDKVVSVFYTMVIPMLNPLVYSLRNKDVKNAYRKTVMGQHLKSDHFFS from the coding sequence ATGGAAAACAGATCTGAAATGGATGGGTTCCTCCTTAAAGGAATAACAGATGATCCAGAGCTTCAGGTTCCTCTCTTTATCATGTTCACTCTCATTTACCTCATCACTCTGGTAGGGAACCTGGGCATAGTAGCTTTGATCTTCTGGGATTCCCACCTCCACACACCCATGTACTTTTTCCTCAGTAATCTCTCTCTGGTAGATTTTGGTTTCTCTTCAACTGTTACTCCCAAGGTGATGGCTGGGCTCTTAAGAGGGGACAAAACCATTTCCTTTAATGGGTGTGCTACACAGCTGTTCTTTTTTGCAGCTTTTGCTACTACTGAAAGTTTTCTTTTAGCCACCATGGCCTATGATCGCCATGCAGCTGTGTGTAAGCCCCTACATTACACCACCACCATGACATCAACTCTATGTGCATCTCTTGTCTCTGGTGCTCACATTTCTGGCTTTCTGACCTCCTCCATAGTcacaggaaacatatttagacTTGCCTTTTGTAGGTCAAACATAGTGCATCACTTTTTCTGTGATATCCCCCCTCTCCTGGTTCTATCTTGCTCTGATATCCATATCACTGAGTTAGTAGTCTTTATCTTTGGGTCATTCAAtgccttttttccatttcttgtcATCTTTACTTCTTATTTGCTAATCTTTATCACCATCTTGAAGATCCGTTCTGCAGAAGGCCGCCAGAAAGCCTTCTCCACCTGTGCTTCCCATCTCACGGCAGTGAGCATATTTTATGGGACAGTCATCTTCATGTACTTCCAACCCAGCTTCAACCATTCAATGGACTCAGATAAGGTGGTGTCAGTGTTCTACACCATGGTCATTCCTATGTTGAATCCTCTGGTCTACAGTCTCAGGAACAAAGATGTCAAAAATGCTTATAGGAAAACTGTGATGGGACAGCACCTTAAatcagatcattttttttcttag
- the LOC127541624 gene encoding olfactory receptor 5B12-like — protein MENRSEMDGFLLKGITDDPELQVPLFIMFTLIYLITLVGNLGIVALVFWDSHLHTPMYFFLSNLSLVDFGFSSTVTPKVMAGLLRGDKTISFNGCATQLFFFVAFATTESFLLATMAYDRHAAVCKPLHYTTTMTSTLCASLVSGAHICGFLTSSIVTGNIFRLAFCRSNIVHHFFCDIPPLLVLSCSAIHLIELVVFILGCFTVFFPFLVIFTSYLLIFITILKIRSAEGRQKAFSTCASHLTAVSIFYGTIFFMYFQPSSKHSMDSDKIVSVFYTTIFPMLNPLVYSLRNKDVKNAYRKTVIGQQLKSDHLFF, from the coding sequence ATGGAAAACAGATCTGAAATGGATGGGTTCCTCCTTAAAGGAATAACAGATGATCCAGAGCTTCAGGTTCCTCTCTTTATCATGTTCACTCTCATTTACCTCATCACTCTGGTAGGGAACCTGGGCATAGTAGCTTTGGTCTTCTGGGATTCCCACCTCCACACCCCCATGTACTTTTTCCTCAGTAACCTCTCTCTGGTAGATTTTGGTTTCTCTTCAACCGTTACTCCCAAGGTGATGGCTGGGCTCTTAAGAGGGGACAAGACCATTTCCTTTAATGGGTGTGCTACACAGCTGTTCTTTTTTGTAGCTTTTGCTACTACTGAAAGTTTTCTTTTAGCCACCATGGCCTATGATCGCCATGCAGCTGTGTGTAAGCCCCTACATTACACCACCACCATGACATCAACTCTATGTGCATCTCTTGTCTCTGGTGCTCACATCTGTGGATTTCTGACCTCCTCCATAGTcacaggaaacatatttagacTTGCCTTTTGTAGGTCAAACATAGTGCATCACTTTTTCTGTGATATCCCCCCTCTCCTGGTTCTGTCTTGCTCTGCTATCCACCTCATTGAGTTAGTAGTCTTTATCTTAGGGTGTTTCACTGtctttttcccatttcttgtCATCTTTACTTCTTACTTGTTAATCTTCATCACCATCCTGAAGATCCGTTCTGCTGAAGGCCGCCAAAAAGCCTTCTCCACCTGTGCTTCCCATCTCACAGCAGTTTCTATATTTTATGGGACAATCTTCTTCATGTACTTCCAACCTAGTTCAAAGCATTCAATGGACTCAGACAAAATAGTGTCAGTGTTCTACACCACAATCTTTCCTATGTTGAACCCTCTGGTCTACAGTCTCAGGAACAAAGATGTCAAAAATGCTTACAGGAAAACTGTGATTGGACAGCAACTTAAAtcagatcatctttttttttag